One window of Cryobacterium arcticum genomic DNA carries:
- a CDS encoding oxidoreductase: MEPKLGYGWTEDKIGDLTGVTAIVTGANSGLGFVTAAQLAAHGASVTLAVRDAARGEAAVERMRDRLPDADLAVGVLDLASLDSIAAFAGRFADSTGRLDLLVNNAGVMNLPQRQTADGFEMQFGTNHLGHFALTGRLLPLLTTSPDARVVTLSSTVHRIGKMNFDDLMGAKRYRAWPAYGQSKLANLLFTSELQRRATAAKVPLRAMAAHPGFALTNLQSTGPAMRGAKTTTRRARFTAAVIRELAQPAVWGALPTLYAATVPGLAGNSFVGPEGFGQQHGHPVPVTRSKRSQNTEDARRLWTESERLTGVTYAFA; this comes from the coding sequence ATGGAACCCAAGCTCGGCTACGGCTGGACCGAAGACAAGATCGGCGACCTCACCGGCGTCACCGCGATCGTGACGGGCGCCAATTCGGGTCTCGGGTTCGTGACAGCGGCGCAGCTCGCCGCACACGGCGCATCCGTGACGCTGGCCGTGCGTGACGCCGCCAGGGGAGAGGCCGCCGTCGAACGGATGCGCGACCGCCTGCCCGACGCCGACCTGGCGGTGGGTGTGCTCGACCTGGCCAGTCTCGACTCGATCGCGGCGTTCGCCGGACGGTTCGCGGACAGCACCGGACGGCTGGACCTGCTGGTCAACAACGCCGGGGTGATGAACCTGCCCCAACGACAAACGGCTGACGGGTTCGAAATGCAGTTCGGCACCAACCACCTGGGCCACTTCGCACTCACCGGGCGACTGCTGCCGCTCCTCACGACGAGCCCGGATGCCCGCGTGGTCACGCTGTCCTCCACCGTCCACCGCATCGGGAAGATGAACTTCGACGACCTGATGGGCGCAAAGCGCTACCGGGCGTGGCCGGCGTACGGGCAGAGCAAGCTCGCGAACCTGCTGTTCACGAGCGAGTTGCAGCGCCGGGCGACGGCCGCGAAAGTACCGCTGCGGGCCATGGCGGCGCATCCGGGATTTGCGCTCACGAACCTGCAGAGCACCGGACCGGCCATGCGCGGAGCCAAGACAACCACGAGGCGGGCCCGGTTCACGGCCGCGGTCATCCGCGAACTCGCCCAGCCGGCGGTGTGGGGCGCCCTGCCGACGCTGTACGCGGCAACCGTGCCCGGCCTGGCCGGTAACTCGTTCGTGGGTCCGGAGGGGTTCGGGCAGCAGCACGGGCATCCGGTTCCGGTGACCCGCTCCAAGCGCTCCCAGAACACCGAGGATGCCCGCAGGCTCTGGACCGAGAGCGAGCGCCTGACCGGCGTCACCTACGCCTTCGCTTGA